Proteins co-encoded in one Flavobacterium sp. M31R6 genomic window:
- a CDS encoding site-specific integrase produces MKTAGITFGVLFYLKTQKTTIQGSAPICARVTVNGKRTEISVKRSVKAAEWDERKGMAKGNRKEITELNIFLNQFKAKIINTYQQMLLNDAAIDGPAIRDRVMGTDNTTPTLMALIEYHNEQQMNKLAPGTMKNYHTTQRYVKTFLREKLYRNDIVLSQLKYKFILDFERYLFNYVPKDHQKPLNNNGIMKHIERLRKMINMAVKLDWLAKDPFASFKKHFDKVERHSLNGKELASLVDKEFTIERLRNVRDMFLFSCYTGLSYIELAELTPNKIVTGIDGGLWISTSRAKTDTGVRVPLLPQATDLMEKYRDDPRALNNGTVFPVISNQRMNGYLKEIADISGITKTLTFHIARHTFATTVTLSNGVPIESVSKMLGHTSIRTTQIYAKVVEQKLSEDMRKLEQRMFTHLLDD; encoded by the coding sequence ATGAAAACAGCAGGAATTACATTCGGGGTCCTCTTTTACCTAAAGACCCAAAAAACCACGATCCAAGGTTCGGCTCCTATCTGTGCCCGAGTAACCGTAAATGGAAAACGGACTGAGATTTCTGTCAAGCGTTCCGTTAAGGCAGCCGAATGGGATGAAAGAAAAGGCATGGCTAAGGGAAACCGCAAAGAAATTACTGAACTCAACATTTTTCTTAACCAATTCAAGGCAAAAATCATAAATACCTATCAGCAGATGCTACTGAATGATGCTGCTATAGACGGCCCTGCGATACGCGACCGGGTAATGGGCACGGACAACACAACTCCAACACTAATGGCACTGATTGAATATCATAATGAACAGCAGATGAATAAACTTGCTCCGGGAACCATGAAGAATTACCATACCACGCAACGGTATGTAAAAACATTCCTGAGGGAGAAACTCTACAGAAATGATATTGTCCTTTCGCAGCTTAAATACAAATTTATTCTGGATTTTGAACGCTATCTATTTAATTATGTTCCCAAGGATCACCAGAAGCCGCTTAATAACAACGGCATCATGAAGCATATCGAAAGGCTGCGAAAAATGATAAATATGGCTGTCAAGCTGGATTGGCTTGCTAAAGATCCTTTTGCCAGCTTCAAAAAACATTTTGACAAAGTAGAACGGCATTCATTGAACGGTAAAGAACTTGCATCGCTGGTAGATAAAGAATTTACTATCGAAAGGTTGAGAAATGTTCGGGATATGTTTCTGTTCAGCTGTTATACGGGTCTTTCGTATATTGAACTCGCTGAACTAACTCCAAACAAGATTGTTACAGGTATAGACGGTGGTCTATGGATATCTACAAGCAGGGCAAAGACAGACACAGGAGTACGTGTGCCTTTACTTCCTCAGGCGACAGATTTAATGGAAAAATACCGTGATGATCCCAGGGCACTGAATAACGGCACGGTATTTCCCGTAATTTCAAACCAGCGAATGAACGGATACCTTAAAGAGATCGCTGACATTAGTGGTATAACTAAAACACTAACCTTTCATATCGCTCGCCATACTTTTGCAACGACCGTTACTCTGAGTAACGGCGTACCTATTGAGAGTGTATCTAAAATGCTGGGACATACAAGCATTCGCACCACTCAAATCTATGCTAAGGTGGTTGAACAAAAACTCAGTGAGGATATGCGCAAACTTGAACAGCGGATGTTTACTCATTTATTAGACGATTGA
- a CDS encoding M1 family metallopeptidase has protein sequence MRKNQFKASFLALVLGGMCLQAQEQSTTAGASVKPTSKYNYHDAFAPNFYTKNGTDTHSASGQPGAKYWQNKADYQLTATLNEKNNEIIATEILTYTNNSPDKISFLWMNVDQNLYKNNSRGKAVIPVIGNRNGDKGQIFDGGHKIKSIKVVTLQNGKTVEKVVQFEIIDTRMQVFLPQDLNPNGGTIKLKMEFSFISPDFGSNRMGVLETKNGKIFTMAQWYPRMCVYDDVKGWNSLPYLGSGEFYLEYGDFDVTITAPSNHIVVCSGELTNPSEVYTPEQQKRWATASQSDKTVIIRSTEEVSNTTSRPTGKSTLNWHFKIKNARDVSWASSSAFIIDAAKINLPSGKKSLAISAYPIESSGQEAWSRATEYTKSSIENYSKRWFEYPYPTAVNVAGNEAGMEYPGIIFCDWKSKGEDLWSVTDHEFGHGWFPMIVGSNERLFAWMDEGFNTFINTLSSDDFNNGEYKSRPRNLQKKAKVLFKPELEPIMTAPDGMKEGNMGILAYEKPASGLTVLREQVLGEDRFDKAFRTYTERWAFKHPTPDDFFRTMENVSGEDLNWFWRSWFVNNWQLDQGITKIKYFKNDPKLGAIISIENLEKMAMPVVLEIKTKSGAISRVQLPVEIWQRNTTWAFKNASTEEIDTITIDPDHVFPDINTANNVWSADKSELEKAVILDSYLGNYTSKQLPVKLSFTEENGTLTGTPEEGQGSAISFESIGKDKFGSEREGGIEIQFNEAKNEFTLKIESQNFLFTKA, from the coding sequence ATGAGAAAAAATCAATTCAAAGCTAGTTTTTTAGCTTTAGTTTTAGGAGGCATGTGTCTTCAGGCACAGGAACAGTCCACCACAGCGGGAGCGAGTGTTAAGCCAACATCAAAGTATAACTATCACGATGCTTTTGCTCCCAACTTTTACACTAAAAATGGTACTGACACACATTCAGCCAGCGGACAGCCTGGAGCAAAATATTGGCAAAATAAAGCCGATTATCAATTAACTGCTACCTTGAATGAGAAAAATAACGAAATTATTGCCACGGAAATTTTAACCTATACTAACAATAGTCCTGACAAAATTTCTTTTTTATGGATGAACGTTGATCAAAATTTGTATAAAAACAACTCACGAGGAAAAGCAGTAATTCCTGTAATTGGTAACCGTAATGGAGACAAAGGACAAATATTTGACGGGGGACATAAAATAAAATCAATAAAAGTAGTTACGCTTCAAAATGGCAAAACCGTTGAGAAAGTAGTACAATTTGAGATAATCGATACCCGAATGCAGGTTTTTCTTCCACAGGATCTAAATCCAAATGGAGGAACTATAAAACTTAAAATGGAGTTTTCATTTATTTCTCCAGATTTTGGCTCAAACAGAATGGGTGTGTTGGAAACAAAAAACGGAAAAATCTTCACTATGGCGCAATGGTATCCGAGAATGTGCGTTTATGATGATGTTAAGGGATGGAACAGCTTACCCTATCTTGGTTCTGGTGAATTTTATCTTGAGTATGGCGATTTTGATGTTACAATTACAGCTCCCTCAAATCACATCGTTGTTTGCTCTGGTGAATTGACAAACCCTTCCGAAGTATATACCCCTGAACAACAAAAACGTTGGGCTACTGCATCACAAAGTGACAAAACAGTAATCATCCGTTCGACAGAAGAAGTTTCCAATACAACTTCAAGACCTACCGGAAAATCTACATTGAACTGGCATTTTAAAATTAAAAACGCACGTGATGTTTCATGGGCCTCTTCATCGGCATTTATTATTGATGCTGCAAAAATCAATTTGCCAAGCGGTAAAAAATCATTAGCCATTTCTGCATACCCCATTGAAAGCTCAGGACAGGAAGCTTGGAGTCGTGCCACTGAATACACAAAATCATCAATAGAAAATTACTCTAAACGCTGGTTTGAATATCCTTACCCTACAGCTGTTAATGTAGCCGGCAACGAGGCTGGAATGGAATATCCCGGAATCATTTTTTGCGATTGGAAATCAAAAGGTGAAGATTTATGGAGCGTAACCGATCATGAATTTGGTCATGGCTGGTTCCCTATGATTGTAGGTTCTAACGAACGTTTATTTGCCTGGATGGACGAAGGATTCAACACCTTTATCAACACACTAAGCTCTGATGATTTCAATAACGGAGAATACAAATCCCGTCCGAGGAACTTGCAAAAAAAGGCTAAAGTACTATTCAAACCCGAATTAGAGCCTATTATGACTGCACCAGACGGAATGAAGGAAGGAAATATGGGAATATTGGCATACGAAAAACCGGCTTCGGGATTAACTGTCTTACGCGAACAGGTATTAGGGGAAGACCGTTTCGACAAGGCTTTTAGAACTTACACAGAGCGTTGGGCCTTTAAACACCCAACACCAGATGACTTTTTTCGAACAATGGAGAACGTTTCCGGAGAAGATCTTAATTGGTTTTGGAGATCTTGGTTCGTAAATAATTGGCAATTGGATCAAGGAATTACAAAAATCAAATATTTTAAAAACGATCCTAAGTTAGGCGCAATTATTTCAATCGAAAATTTAGAAAAAATGGCTATGCCAGTTGTTTTGGAAATTAAAACCAAAAGTGGTGCCATTAGTCGCGTACAACTTCCTGTAGAAATTTGGCAACGCAATACAACATGGGCATTTAAGAACGCCTCTACCGAAGAAATTGATACCATTACCATAGACCCTGATCACGTTTTTCCTGATATAAATACAGCAAATAATGTTTGGAGTGCTGACAAAAGTGAGTTAGAGAAAGCAGTAATTTTAGATAGTTATTTAGGTAACTACACAAGTAAACAACTTCCTGTAAAGCTAAGTTTCACTGAAGAAAACGGAACTCTTACAGGAACACCTGAAGAAGGTCAGGGTTCAGCCATTTCTTTTGAAAGTATTGGTAAAGATAAATTTGGCTCTGAAAGAGAAGGTGGTATTGAAATTCAATTTAACGAAGCTAAAAATGAATTTACATTAAAAATAGAAAGTCAAAATTTCTTATTTACAAAGGCATAA
- a CDS encoding head GIN domain-containing protein — protein MIKVITLITQFIIVALTALLFGSCNQLGEINAITGSGHVTTEKRTVTGDFKNVEVSNALDLVIEQSDKTEIIVEADDNLQKEITTKVENGVLVISCKFGNYINVSSKKITVKMPVIEGIEASSASSVNSNTILKGSNLTLESSSAANINLTAEYESVQLTGSSASNQTIKGKALHIEVSASSASVINTTDLMANEVVANSSSGGSITAHPIVNLKAEASSGGNITYNGTPKSIQKEENSGGSIRQE, from the coding sequence ATGATAAAAGTCATCACATTAATCACCCAATTTATTATTGTTGCATTAACAGCTTTGCTTTTTGGGTCATGCAATCAACTTGGAGAAATAAATGCCATTACAGGAAGCGGTCATGTAACTACAGAAAAAAGAACAGTTACTGGCGATTTTAAAAACGTAGAAGTAAGCAATGCTTTAGACCTTGTTATAGAACAATCAGACAAAACAGAAATCATTGTCGAAGCTGATGATAATTTACAGAAAGAAATCACCACAAAAGTAGAAAATGGAGTACTGGTTATTTCTTGTAAATTTGGTAACTACATCAATGTTTCTTCTAAAAAAATCACAGTAAAAATGCCTGTTATTGAAGGAATTGAAGCCTCATCTGCCTCATCTGTTAATTCTAATACTATACTAAAAGGAAGCAACCTTACTTTGGAGTCATCAAGTGCTGCCAATATTAACCTCACAGCCGAATATGAAAGTGTTCAATTGACAGGTAGTAGTGCAAGTAATCAAACCATCAAAGGAAAGGCATTACATATTGAAGTATCAGCTTCGAGCGCAAGTGTAATCAACACAACTGATTTAATGGCAAACGAAGTGGTCGCCAATTCATCCAGTGGTGGATCGATAACGGCTCATCCTATTGTAAACCTAAAAGCTGAGGCTTCCAGCGGTGGAAACATTACCTATAACGGAACACCAAAATCGATTCAAAAAGAAGAGAATTCAGGAGGAAGTATCCGTCAAGAATAA
- the mobA gene encoding conjugal transfer protein MobA, whose product MKNEEKKNPHKGGRPSKIDPAVHRYSISLTAEENARFLTLFETSGMHVMAHFITACVFQKGIKTVKMDKATMDYYMRLTSFYSQFRAVGVNYNQVVKILYQKFSEKKASAYLYKLEKQTIELAVLSKKIIQLTEEFEEKHMKKES is encoded by the coding sequence ATGAAAAATGAAGAAAAAAAGAACCCGCATAAAGGAGGCAGACCTTCCAAAATAGATCCCGCAGTCCACCGCTATTCCATCAGTCTCACTGCAGAAGAAAATGCACGTTTCCTGACTCTGTTTGAAACCTCAGGAATGCATGTAATGGCACACTTTATTACAGCGTGTGTTTTTCAAAAAGGGATCAAAACAGTTAAAATGGATAAAGCGACAATGGATTATTATATGCGCCTGACCTCCTTTTACAGCCAGTTTAGGGCTGTCGGGGTAAATTATAATCAGGTTGTCAAGATTTTATATCAAAAATTTTCCGAAAAGAAAGCTTCGGCATATCTGTACAAACTCGAAAAGCAGACAATAGAATTAGCTGTTTTATCTAAAAAGATAATACAGCTCACAGAGGAATTTGAAGAAAAGCATATGAAAAAAGAGTCTTGA
- the trxB gene encoding thioredoxin-disulfide reductase translates to MSDTIEKIKCLIIGSGPAGYTAAIYAARANMNPVLYQGMQPGGQLTTTNEVENFPGYVDGVTGPEMMVQLQSQAQRFGADIRDGWATKVDFSGDIHKVWINDKIELHCETVIISTGASAKYLNIASEQHYLKMGGGVSACAVCDGFFYRNQEVVIVGAGDSACEEAHYLSKLCSKVTMLVRSEKFRASKIMEARVRKTENITILMNHDTVDVLGDEQVVTAVKARNKTTGEVFDIPATGFFVAIGHQPNTEIFKDYLTLDETGYIVNTPGTSKTNVNGVFVAGDAADHVYRQAITAAGTGCMAALDAERYLASKD, encoded by the coding sequence ATGTCGGATACAATAGAAAAAATTAAATGCCTTATTATAGGTTCTGGGCCAGCAGGTTATACTGCAGCGATATATGCAGCAAGAGCCAACATGAATCCTGTGTTATACCAAGGAATGCAACCAGGAGGTCAATTGACCACGACTAATGAAGTAGAAAACTTTCCTGGGTATGTTGATGGTGTTACAGGCCCAGAAATGATGGTCCAGTTGCAAAGTCAAGCACAACGTTTTGGTGCTGATATCCGTGATGGTTGGGCCACCAAAGTAGATTTCTCTGGAGATATCCACAAAGTTTGGATCAATGATAAAATTGAATTGCATTGTGAAACTGTGATTATTTCTACAGGAGCTTCTGCTAAATATTTGAATATTGCATCAGAGCAACATTACTTGAAAATGGGTGGTGGAGTTTCGGCTTGTGCAGTATGTGACGGATTCTTTTATAGAAATCAAGAAGTTGTGATTGTTGGAGCAGGAGATTCAGCTTGCGAAGAGGCTCATTATTTGTCTAAATTATGTTCTAAAGTAACAATGTTAGTTCGTAGCGAAAAGTTTAGAGCTTCTAAAATTATGGAAGCACGTGTTCGTAAAACGGAAAATATTACCATCTTAATGAATCACGATACAGTAGATGTATTGGGAGACGAACAAGTGGTAACTGCTGTGAAAGCAAGAAACAAAACTACTGGAGAAGTGTTTGATATTCCAGCTACAGGTTTCTTCGTAGCGATTGGACACCAACCGAATACTGAAATCTTCAAAGACTATTTAACTTTAGATGAGACTGGTTATATTGTAAATACACCAGGAACTTCAAAAACTAATGTAAATGGTGTATTTGTAGCGGGAGATGCAGCAGATCATGTGTACCGTCAAGCAATAACAGCTGCAGGTACTGGTTGTATGGCGGCTCTTGATGCTGAAAGATATTTGGCTTCTAAAGATTAA
- a CDS encoding DUF4870 domain-containing protein — protein sequence METSTERNIAAFTHLSTFSQYIIPFGNYIFPIILWTSKKEQSEFVDHNGKQALNFQLSILIYSLVLAMIAIPVFLYTVLKNISFNDLVNNNDIIFENFDYGNSIGILTVGVLALFVFACMKIAEFFLVIYASIKASNGEEYSYPLTISFLK from the coding sequence ATGGAAACTTCAACCGAAAGAAACATTGCCGCATTTACACACTTGAGCACTTTTAGCCAATATATTATTCCGTTTGGAAATTATATATTTCCAATTATCCTTTGGACATCCAAAAAAGAGCAATCGGAATTTGTTGACCACAATGGTAAACAAGCTTTGAATTTTCAATTGAGTATTTTAATTTACTCTTTGGTATTAGCCATGATTGCCATTCCGGTATTTTTATATACCGTTTTGAAAAACATTTCATTCAATGATTTGGTAAACAACAACGATATTATTTTTGAAAATTTTGATTATGGTAACAGCATCGGAATTTTGACAGTGGGTGTTTTAGCACTTTTTGTATTTGCCTGTATGAAAATAGCCGAATTCTTTTTAGTCATTTATGCTTCAATCAAAGCATCTAATGGAGAGGAATATAGCTATCCTTTGACAATATCTTTCCTTAAATAA
- a CDS encoding GIN domain-containing protein, whose amino-acid sequence MKYSCLIVFFLLTTTMTIGQNKEKIKGSKIVVEKPKEIGDFTALEIEDNLTVFLEKGAKNEIKIDADDNLHDNISFDIKEKTLRIYTSKEITSFKRLVVKITYTNDLKSVVAKNATIVNALEAVILDDITFSSLDFAKLYLNVNSKNFTLISDDKSKIELNLKAEKAKIQLSKNAQIKALATTTDIAFDLYQKATATIEGEATNAVIRQDNNTVFTGFNFTVKNTDVTTEGSAICNLMADTSLIIDANHTSKIYLLGTPKIEVRKFLGEAQLIKKAK is encoded by the coding sequence ATGAAATATTCCTGCTTAATTGTATTTTTCTTACTTACAACAACAATGACCATTGGTCAGAATAAAGAAAAAATAAAAGGTTCCAAAATCGTTGTCGAAAAACCAAAAGAAATTGGAGATTTTACCGCATTGGAAATTGAAGACAACCTAACAGTTTTCTTGGAAAAAGGAGCAAAAAATGAAATTAAAATTGATGCTGACGACAATCTTCACGATAATATTTCTTTTGACATTAAAGAAAAAACACTTCGTATTTACACTTCTAAAGAAATCACTAGTTTCAAAAGATTGGTCGTAAAAATTACATACACCAATGATTTAAAATCGGTCGTTGCCAAAAACGCGACTATTGTAAATGCACTTGAAGCCGTAATACTAGATGACATTACCTTTAGCTCATTGGATTTTGCAAAATTATACTTGAATGTCAATTCGAAAAATTTTACGTTAATATCCGATGATAAATCTAAGATAGAATTGAATTTAAAAGCTGAAAAAGCTAAAATTCAACTAAGTAAAAATGCACAAATCAAAGCTCTGGCTACCACTACGGATATTGCATTTGATTTGTACCAAAAAGCCACAGCAACAATAGAAGGAGAAGCCACCAACGCAGTTATTCGACAAGATAATAATACTGTATTTACTGGTTTCAACTTCACTGTAAAAAATACTGATGTTACTACCGAAGGCAGTGCCATATGCAATCTAATGGCCGATACTTCACTAATAATTGACGCAAATCATACATCCAAAATCTACTTGCTTGGCACTCCAAAAATAGAGGTAAGAAAGTTTCTGGGCGAAGCTCAATTGATAAAAAAAGCGAAGTAA
- a CDS encoding M23 family metallopeptidase has translation MKTIQSFAVLIFGLSALAVNAQNKLTIECKPQHPLKEKINEQQYSLNFDFVIENQSTDSLKLTRLEISVFDKQNKLIQQKFLDNNGTAPSINTIPNIEWNSVSRKMLFNPFPDLNSMTNKLEYTFVFNDSIEIKKVVIPTDYEQKSDFNLPLKNKILVYDGHDFYSHHRRFDYEFAPIKQLGFTGNFMRYAYDFVVVDSEGKKFLSKGENDTDWFGFGTDVLAVADGEIAAIETNKKDDKTFDIPSLKDNPLTLYGNYIVIKHNDNLYSIYGHLKSQSAIGMKVGNKIKKGQKIASIGTSGSSFFPHLHFEVRNSINHQAEGLPSYFKNYYLILGSNKKEATTHTITTGDIIQSK, from the coding sequence ATGAAAACCATTCAATCTTTTGCAGTACTTATTTTTGGATTATCTGCCTTGGCTGTTAATGCTCAAAACAAACTTACAATTGAATGTAAACCGCAGCATCCGCTGAAAGAGAAAATCAATGAACAACAATACAGTTTGAATTTTGATTTTGTTATAGAAAACCAATCAACGGATAGCCTTAAATTAACCAGGCTAGAGATATCTGTTTTTGACAAACAAAACAAGCTTATCCAACAAAAATTTTTGGATAATAATGGTACAGCCCCAAGTATAAACACTATTCCAAACATTGAATGGAATAGTGTTTCAAGAAAAATGCTTTTTAATCCTTTTCCAGATTTAAATAGTATGACTAATAAACTGGAATATACATTTGTTTTCAATGATAGTATTGAGATTAAAAAAGTAGTTATTCCTACAGATTATGAACAAAAGTCGGATTTTAATCTGCCTCTAAAAAACAAAATACTTGTGTATGACGGGCATGATTTTTATTCGCATCACAGGCGTTTTGACTACGAATTTGCTCCTATTAAACAATTAGGTTTTACTGGAAACTTCATGAGATACGCTTATGATTTTGTAGTAGTTGATTCTGAAGGAAAAAAGTTTCTTTCAAAGGGAGAAAACGACACAGACTGGTTTGGTTTTGGAACTGATGTTTTGGCTGTTGCCGATGGTGAAATTGCAGCTATCGAAACGAATAAAAAAGACGATAAAACTTTTGACATTCCATCATTAAAAGATAATCCATTAACTTTATATGGAAATTATATTGTTATAAAACACAATGATAATTTGTACAGTATATACGGACATCTAAAAAGTCAAAGTGCAATCGGAATGAAAGTGGGGAATAAAATAAAGAAAGGACAGAAAATTGCTTCTATTGGAACTTCTGGTAGTTCATTCTTTCCTCATCTGCATTTTGAAGTTCGAAATTCTATCAATCATCAGGCGGAAGGACTTCCATCCTATTTTAAAAATTATTATTTAATTCTTGGTTCAAACAAAAAAGAGGCAACAACACACACCATTACAACCGGTGATATTATTCAATCAAAATAA
- a CDS encoding PadR family transcriptional regulator has protein sequence MNIENTKAQMRKGVLEFCILSVLKEKDAYTSEILDTLKNAKLLVVEGTIYPLLTRLKNDGLLNYRWEESTSGPPRKYYGLTEIGQTFLRELDGTWTELSDAVNLITNQK, from the coding sequence ATGAACATTGAAAACACAAAAGCCCAGATGCGTAAAGGTGTTCTTGAGTTTTGTATCTTATCCGTATTAAAAGAGAAAGACGCTTATACCTCAGAAATATTAGACACTTTGAAAAACGCTAAATTGTTGGTCGTGGAGGGAACCATTTATCCGCTCTTAACTCGATTAAAAAATGACGGATTGCTCAACTATCGTTGGGAAGAATCCACATCGGGACCACCTAGAAAATATTATGGTTTGACAGAAATTGGACAAACCTTTTTAAGAGAACTAGATGGCACATGGACGGAATTGTCCGATGCCGTAAACCTAATAACCAACCAAAAATAA
- a CDS encoding PspC domain-containing protein, whose product MNKTVNINLGGMFFHIDEDAYQKLTRYFDAIKRSLSKSSGQEEIIKDIEMRVSELLTEKQKTEKHVVTIREVDEVISVMGQPEDYIIEEDGPTSNDNRDFSAPRHTKKLYRDKENGMIGGVATGLGHYFGIDAVWLKIMFLIFVFAGFGTGILAYIILWIVTPEAITTSEKLEMTGEPVTISNIEKKVREEFENVSGKIKNADYDKFGNQVKSGAEKIGSGLGDFIMTVFKIFAKFLGVILIMSGLAVLVMLFIGVFTLGTSVSMNFPWQSFVEAGNFTDYPIWSFGLLMFLAVGIPFFFMTLLGFKLLAPNMNSIGNIAKYTLLALWLIAVSIAISIGIKQATAFAVNGRSVQKETLNLKPTDTLLIKFKHNDYFAKNVNDRNDFMITKDSSNNDIIYSNQVSIRIEKSDEKYAYLQIEKEAKGKSLSEAKKRADAIRYSYKIVGNQLIFDNYLITDLKNKFRDQEIEITVFLPKGTLLKPDESMSNYDRTDGDSFLWHADSTNEIFRVEDNKIKCINCPEDDNDDSDDNDNDNETNVTITKNGVTIESDSVVKTKKEFKELKINKDGIIIKTE is encoded by the coding sequence ATGAACAAAACTGTAAATATAAATCTAGGCGGAATGTTCTTCCATATTGATGAAGATGCATACCAAAAATTAACCCGTTATTTTGACGCCATAAAACGATCGTTGTCAAAATCATCTGGACAGGAAGAAATCATCAAAGATATCGAAATGAGAGTTTCGGAATTATTGACAGAAAAACAAAAAACAGAAAAACACGTAGTTACAATTAGAGAAGTAGACGAAGTTATTTCCGTTATGGGACAACCTGAGGATTACATTATCGAAGAAGATGGTCCAACTTCAAATGACAACAGAGACTTTTCAGCTCCTAGACATACTAAAAAATTATACCGTGACAAAGAAAACGGAATGATTGGTGGTGTTGCCACAGGTTTAGGACATTATTTTGGAATTGATGCCGTTTGGTTAAAAATCATGTTCTTAATATTTGTTTTTGCTGGATTTGGAACTGGAATTTTAGCATACATTATCCTTTGGATCGTAACTCCAGAAGCGATAACAACATCTGAAAAACTAGAAATGACAGGAGAGCCTGTTACAATTTCAAATATTGAAAAGAAGGTTCGTGAGGAGTTCGAAAATGTTTCAGGGAAAATAAAAAATGCTGATTACGATAAATTTGGAAATCAAGTTAAGTCAGGAGCTGAAAAAATAGGAAGCGGTCTAGGAGATTTCATCATGACAGTTTTTAAAATTTTTGCCAAATTCTTAGGAGTGATTTTAATAATGTCTGGTTTAGCCGTATTAGTTATGCTTTTCATTGGGGTTTTCACATTGGGGACTAGCGTCTCTATGAATTTTCCTTGGCAAAGTTTTGTGGAAGCTGGTAATTTTACCGATTATCCAATCTGGTCTTTTGGTCTATTAATGTTCCTTGCTGTTGGTATTCCTTTCTTTTTCATGACTTTATTAGGCTTTAAATTATTGGCCCCTAATATGAATTCTATTGGAAATATTGCAAAATACACACTATTAGCCCTTTGGTTAATCGCTGTTTCAATTGCAATTTCAATAGGAATAAAACAAGCCACTGCATTTGCCGTAAACGGTAGATCGGTTCAAAAAGAGACACTTAATCTAAAACCAACAGATACACTTCTAATTAAATTCAAACACAATGATTATTTTGCAAAGAATGTAAATGATCGAAATGATTTTATGATTACAAAAGATTCATCGAATAATGATATTATTTACTCAAATCAAGTGAGTATCAGAATTGAAAAATCGGATGAAAAGTATGCTTATCTTCAAATCGAAAAAGAAGCCAAAGGAAAATCATTGTCTGAAGCTAAGAAAAGAGCTGATGCTATTAGATACAGCTATAAAATTGTGGGTAATCAATTGATATTTGACAACTATTTAATCACCGATTTGAAAAACAAATTTCGCGATCAGGAAATCGAAATCACTGTGTTTCTACCAAAAGGCACCTTATTGAAACCTGACGAATCTATGTCAAATTATGACCGTACAGATGGTGATTCCTTTTTGTGGCATGCTGATTCAACTAATGAAATTTTCAGAGTAGAGGACAACAAAATAAAATGTATCAATTGTCCTGAAGATGACAATGATGATAGCGATGATAATGACAATGACAATGAAACTAATGTAACCATCACTAAAAACGGTGTTACTATTGAAAGTGATTCTGTTGTTAAAACAAAAAAAGAATTTAAAGAATTGAAAATCAACAAAGACGGTATAATCATTAAAACTGAATAA
- a CDS encoding helix-turn-helix domain-containing protein, producing MNVDLITRDDLEKFKKELLEEIKRYQQYPRKKGEETRVWLKSYEVRKLLNISAGTLQNLRVNGTIPYNKIGGLMYYRYDDIQKLMDGVSNTK from the coding sequence ATGAATGTAGATCTTATTACAAGAGATGACCTTGAAAAGTTTAAAAAAGAATTACTGGAAGAAATCAAGCGATATCAACAATACCCTCGCAAGAAAGGCGAAGAAACCCGCGTATGGCTTAAAAGTTATGAGGTGCGTAAACTTCTAAATATTTCGGCTGGAACGCTTCAGAATCTTAGAGTAAACGGCACTATTCCCTACAATAAAATTGGCGGGCTTATGTATTACCGCTATGACGATATCCAAAAACTGATGGACGGTGTAAGCAATACTAAGTAA